A region from the Penaeus monodon isolate SGIC_2016 chromosome 17, NSTDA_Pmon_1, whole genome shotgun sequence genome encodes:
- the LOC119583367 gene encoding vegetative cell wall protein gp1-like, translating into MSAPAELSSSCRRAPTANNTNNNNSAAHVASPTASRTLPATTGGGGSGAPPPVTSNSSSPQSPGPPSSPCPSPKGAGSSPMTSPRPQRAAARASPSCMSPKLPPPPSHPSPHRGRHSPVPGASGATHARSPTPGTASPALGRRGNGFPGSATSSPVSGRQSRGSPSATPNPTPTPPPAAPAVPQAASAAHGVTPALNPVSTLSSTLGTSTSSTSSKAQSTAPSKAPVTAPSKAPVTAPGKAPVAAPVTAPGKAPVTAPSKAPVTAPSKSPVTAPVTAPSKAPHQPQPQPQPQPQSQPQPQPQPQARSPSRPKAQLLARPPARPRARPLLRPPAKFSARSPSSARAKAPLQLPPKSRPRVRLPRAPAQPPAQARTRTRAAAPPRVPPGRASTHAARVPLRRTA; encoded by the exons ATGTCCGCCCCCGCCGAACTCTCCTCGTCTTGTCGCCGCGCTCCCACCgctaacaacactaacaataataacagtgccGCCCATGTCGCCTCTCCTACCGCCTCCCGGACGCTCCCGGCCACCACGGGCGGCGGGGGCTCAGGGGCGCCGCCCCCCGTCACCTCCAACAGTTCTTCTCCGCAGTCACCGGGTCCCCCTTcgtctccctgtccctcccccaaGGGCGCTGGGTCGTCGCCCATGACGTCCCCGCGCCCCCAGAGGGCCGCCGCCCGCGCGTCGCCCTCGTGCATGTCCCCAAAGctgccccctccaccttcccatcCCAGCCCTCACCGTGGGCGCCATTCTCCAGTCCCTGGGGCTTCGGGTGCCACCCACGCCCGTAGCCCCACCCCTGGCACAGCGTCCCCCGCCCTCGGCCGACGGGGCAATGGCTTCCCGGGGTCGGCCACCTCCTCGCCCGTGTCGGGGAGACAGAGCCGAGGCTCGCCCTCCGCGACGCCCAATCCAACCCCGACGCCGCCTCCAGCTGCACCAGCCGTCCCGCAGGCCGCCTCCGCCGCCCACGGAGTCACGCCCGCGCTCAACCCTGTCAGCACCCTCAGCTCTACCCTCGGCACGAGCACTAGTTCAACCTCAAGCAAGGCTCAAAGCACGGCCCCAAGCAAGGCCCCAGTCACGGCCCCAAGCAAGGCCCCAGTCACGGCCCCAGGCAAGGCCCCAGTCGCGGCCCCAGTCACAGCCCCAGGCAAAGCCCCAGTCACGGCCCCAAGCAAGGCCCCAGTCACGGCCCCAAGCAAGTCCCCAGTCACAGCCCCAGTCACGGCCCCAAGCAAGGCCCCA CACCAACCACAGCCCCAACCACAGCCCCAACCACAGTCCCAACCACAGCCCCAGCCACAGCCCCAGGCACGGTCCCCATCACGGCCCAAAGCACAGCTTCTAGCACGGCCCCCAGCAAGACCCAGAGCACGACCACTGCTTCGGCCTCCAGCAAAGTTCTCGGCCCGATCGCCGTCATCGGCTCGAGCAAAGGCGCCGCTGCAGCTCCCGCCAAAGTCCCGGCCTCGAGTGCGTCTGCCAAGAGCACCAGCACAGCCTCCAGCACAGGCACGAACTCGAACTCGGGCAGCGGCGCCGCCACGGGTGCCACCAGGAAGGGCGTCTACACACGCAGCCCGCGTCCCCCTCCGCCGCACCGCTTGA